From Streptomyces sp. NBC_00370, a single genomic window includes:
- a CDS encoding SRPBCC family protein codes for MTLRTYSLSIEAPASRVWAVVSDLASWPDLTPSINSLVAVGDWGIIPGNKFLIDQPKLRRAVWTVTDVRPGRFFAWESGGAGLRTRGTHEVTEGPGGAVVILTIEQRGLLGPVVGALAGSLTERYIELEAAGFKERSEHPVVS; via the coding sequence ATGACACTTCGGACGTACTCGCTGAGCATCGAAGCGCCGGCCTCCCGTGTCTGGGCGGTGGTGAGCGATCTCGCGAGCTGGCCCGACCTCACACCGTCGATCAACTCTCTTGTCGCCGTGGGGGATTGGGGCATCATCCCCGGGAACAAGTTCCTGATCGACCAGCCGAAGCTGCGCAGGGCGGTGTGGACCGTGACCGATGTGCGCCCCGGCCGCTTCTTCGCCTGGGAGTCCGGCGGCGCCGGCCTCCGCACCCGGGGCACCCACGAGGTGACCGAGGGGCCCGGCGGTGCGGTGGTCATTCTGACGATCGAGCAGCGCGGTCTGCTCGGTCCGGTGGTCGGCGCCCTCGCGGGATCCTTGACGGAGCGTTACATCGAACTGGAGGCGGCCGGTTTCAAGGAGCGCAGCGAGCACCCGGTCGTTTCGTGA
- a CDS encoding alkaline phosphatase family protein, with translation MSGLSVRWPSPRRSRTVVASLACFAAACAGLWAGLGGASSAQAAGSVPTPDHVVVVVMENHAYSQIIGSSSAPYINSLKSGGANLTASYAITHPSQPNYFALFSGSTQGITDDGCYTPGFSSAPNLASELAAAGRTWASYNETLPSAGSTTCNSGKYARKHNPWFGFKNVPTSTARTFAQFPTDFGQLPQVSFVTPNLCSDMHDCSVATGDTWLKNNLGAYATWAKTHNSLLVVTFDEDNSLSGNKITTVLYGQPAKAGSSSSTKYTHYNVLRTIEDMYGTAHAGQAANATDITGIWAS, from the coding sequence GTGTCCGGCTTGTCCGTACGATGGCCGTCGCCCCGCCGCTCCCGTACCGTCGTCGCCTCGCTCGCCTGCTTCGCCGCCGCCTGCGCCGGGCTCTGGGCCGGTCTCGGCGGCGCTTCGAGCGCCCAGGCCGCGGGCAGTGTGCCGACCCCCGACCATGTGGTCGTGGTGGTCATGGAGAACCACGCCTACAGCCAGATCATCGGCAGTTCGAGCGCGCCGTACATCAACTCGCTGAAGTCGGGTGGCGCCAACCTGACCGCCTCGTACGCCATCACGCACCCCAGCCAGCCCAACTACTTCGCGCTGTTCTCCGGTTCGACCCAGGGCATCACGGACGACGGCTGCTACACGCCCGGTTTCTCCTCAGCGCCGAATCTCGCGTCCGAGCTGGCGGCGGCGGGCAGGACCTGGGCGAGCTACAACGAGACGCTGCCCAGCGCCGGTTCGACGACCTGCAACAGCGGCAAGTACGCCCGCAAGCACAACCCGTGGTTCGGCTTCAAGAACGTCCCGACGTCGACGGCGCGCACCTTCGCGCAGTTCCCGACGGACTTCGGCCAGCTGCCGCAGGTCTCGTTCGTGACGCCGAACCTGTGCAGCGACATGCACGACTGCTCGGTCGCCACCGGCGACACCTGGCTGAAGAACAACCTCGGCGCCTACGCCACGTGGGCGAAGACGCACAACAGCCTGCTCGTCGTCACCTTCGACGAGGACAACTCGCTCTCCGGAAACAAGATCACGACCGTGCTGTACGGGCAGCCGGCCAAGGCCGGTTCGTCGTCCTCGACGAAGTACACCCACTACAACGTGCTGCGCACCATCGAGGACATGTACGGCACGGCGCACGCGGGGCAGGCCGCCAACGCCACGGACATCACGGGCATCTGGGCCTCCTGA
- a CDS encoding cold-shock protein: MVTGRVVRFDGARGYGFIAPDHSADHSGEDVFLHVNDLLIPESALRPGLVVEFEIEEGDRGLKASRVRLPEGAELPAVSVARQPAGDDSMCDLLSAEEFLHEVTETLLSSEPSLTGDQILRIRRGLLQFGKGHGWTEG; encoded by the coding sequence ATGGTCACTGGTCGCGTGGTGCGCTTCGACGGGGCGCGGGGTTACGGGTTCATCGCGCCGGACCACAGTGCGGATCACAGCGGGGAGGACGTCTTCCTGCACGTCAACGATCTCCTGATCCCCGAGTCCGCCCTGCGCCCCGGCCTTGTGGTGGAGTTCGAGATCGAGGAGGGCGACCGCGGGCTCAAGGCCTCCCGGGTGCGGCTGCCCGAGGGGGCGGAGCTGCCCGCGGTGTCCGTCGCCCGGCAGCCGGCCGGCGACGACTCGATGTGCGACCTGCTCAGCGCCGAGGAGTTCCTGCACGAGGTGACCGAGACCCTGCTGTCGTCGGAGCCGTCGCTCACCGGTGACCAGATCCTGCGGATCCGCCGCGGCCTGCTCCAGTTCGGCAAGGGCCACGGCTGGACCGAGGGCTGA
- a CDS encoding aspartate/glutamate racemase family protein: MRIVVTNCNTTRSMTEEIVRGARAVASPGTTITGLTPAWGPESAEGWLDSYLSAAAVLDTLRRYEGPYDAVVMAGFGEHGREGARELLDVPVVDITEAAAHLACLLGRRYGVVTTLDRSRGQIEDSLHTAGLAAHCAAVEGTGLGVLDLGDERRTTEAFLAAAERAVAAGAEVLVLGCAGMTGLRTALARRLAMPVVDGVAAAVRLAESLVALELNTSRTGGYARPLPKRRTWPTGATAG; encoded by the coding sequence GTGCGGATCGTCGTCACCAACTGCAACACGACCCGGTCGATGACCGAGGAGATCGTGCGCGGTGCCCGGGCGGTCGCGAGCCCGGGCACCACGATCACCGGGCTGACGCCCGCCTGGGGACCCGAGTCCGCCGAGGGCTGGCTGGACAGCTATCTCTCGGCGGCCGCGGTCCTCGACACCCTCCGCCGTTACGAGGGGCCGTACGACGCCGTCGTCATGGCCGGGTTCGGCGAGCACGGCAGGGAGGGCGCCCGCGAACTGCTCGACGTACCCGTCGTCGACATCACGGAAGCCGCGGCCCATCTGGCCTGCCTGCTGGGGCGCAGGTACGGCGTCGTCACCACGCTGGACCGCTCACGCGGCCAGATCGAGGACAGCCTGCACACAGCGGGGCTCGCGGCCCATTGCGCCGCCGTCGAGGGCACCGGCCTCGGTGTCCTCGACCTCGGCGACGAGCGGCGCACCACGGAGGCGTTCCTGGCGGCGGCGGAACGGGCCGTCGCGGCGGGCGCCGAAGTGCTGGTCCTCGGCTGCGCGGGGATGACAGGACTGCGGACCGCGCTGGCGCGGCGGCTGGCCATGCCCGTCGTGGACGGGGTCGCCGCTGCCGTCCGCCTCGCGGAGTCGCTCGTCGCCCTGGAGCTGAACACGAGCCGTACCGGGGGTTACGCCAGGCCACTGCCCAAGCGGCGAACCTGGCCGACCGGTGCGACGGCAGGATGA
- a CDS encoding metallophosphoesterase family protein, giving the protein MPSSSRDSAAGAGWHGQRPGSYESLLPPTAKKLSWFDPGTLWKARNGPLASLFGDPTGEDRRRWVKGQLDRGVPPDLMIERDDPDSFSFMLFGDTGEGDAPQYAVVPGFLKASEGTRFTVLSSDVLYPVGSANEYGTKFFQPYQRYQAPIYAVPGNHDWYDGNTGFMRVFCDAPALPPAAPPAKLSRAWWRGLLWRRPEVPDEQRLAEARALRSAPAQQAEQPGPYWAIDAGPLRIIGIDTGLLGTIDAEQGQWLRRVSQGPRPKILVTGSPIYVDNKYEPCAIEGGGTVDEIVRDPDCHYVAAIGGDIHNYQHYPVDVHGRTIQYLVSGGGGAFMHATHTIARITTGGVTEDEFRCYPLRGDSLAFYSGVYGRRFHLRRFFELTSEQATAVISKRLGIRATRGTDARVTLRVRLVAALLGVAKQRRRRSWFRLPVRKIYAQLFSPGSVTFTPPFFKSFLRLDVTPQTLRIRCFAATGNLEQELDPPVEDEIVIPLG; this is encoded by the coding sequence ATGCCTTCCTCTTCACGCGACTCGGCGGCCGGCGCCGGCTGGCACGGCCAGCGGCCCGGCAGCTACGAGAGTCTGCTGCCGCCCACCGCGAAGAAGCTCTCCTGGTTCGACCCGGGCACGCTGTGGAAGGCCCGCAACGGGCCGCTCGCCTCCCTGTTCGGGGATCCGACGGGCGAGGACCGGCGCCGCTGGGTCAAGGGCCAGCTCGACCGGGGTGTCCCGCCCGACCTCATGATCGAACGCGACGACCCCGACTCGTTCTCCTTCATGCTCTTCGGCGACACGGGCGAGGGCGACGCTCCCCAGTACGCCGTGGTGCCGGGCTTCCTCAAGGCGAGCGAGGGAACGCGCTTCACCGTCCTGTCCAGCGACGTGCTCTACCCGGTCGGCAGCGCCAACGAGTACGGCACCAAGTTCTTCCAGCCGTACCAGCGCTACCAGGCGCCGATCTACGCCGTACCCGGCAACCACGACTGGTACGACGGCAACACCGGCTTCATGCGCGTCTTCTGCGACGCGCCCGCCCTGCCGCCCGCCGCCCCGCCGGCGAAGCTGTCGCGCGCGTGGTGGCGCGGACTGCTGTGGAGGCGGCCCGAGGTACCCGACGAGCAGCGTCTCGCCGAGGCGCGGGCGCTGCGCTCGGCCCCCGCCCAGCAGGCCGAACAGCCGGGCCCCTACTGGGCGATCGACGCGGGACCGCTGCGGATCATCGGCATCGACACCGGGCTGCTCGGCACGATCGACGCGGAGCAGGGGCAGTGGCTGCGCCGGGTCTCGCAGGGGCCGAGGCCGAAGATCCTGGTCACCGGATCGCCGATCTACGTCGACAACAAGTACGAGCCGTGCGCGATCGAGGGCGGCGGCACCGTGGACGAGATCGTCCGCGATCCGGACTGCCACTACGTGGCGGCGATCGGCGGCGACATCCACAACTACCAGCACTACCCGGTCGACGTGCACGGGCGCACCATCCAGTACCTGGTGTCCGGCGGCGGCGGTGCCTTCATGCACGCGACGCACACCATCGCCCGCATCACCACCGGCGGGGTCACCGAGGACGAGTTCCGCTGCTACCCGCTGCGCGGTGACTCCCTGGCGTTCTACAGCGGGGTGTACGGCCGCCGGTTCCATCTGCGGCGGTTCTTCGAGCTGACCTCCGAGCAGGCCACGGCGGTGATCTCGAAGCGGCTCGGCATCCGGGCCACGCGCGGCACCGACGCCCGGGTGACCCTGCGCGTCCGTCTGGTCGCCGCCCTGCTGGGGGTGGCGAAGCAGCGCAGGCGCAGGTCGTGGTTCCGGCTGCCGGTACGCAAGATCTACGCCCAGCTCTTCTCGCCCGGCTCGGTGACGTTCACGCCGCCCTTCTTCAAGAGCTTCCTGCGTCTCGACGTGACACCGCAGACCCTGCGGATCCGCTGCTTCGCCGCCACCGGCAACCTCGAACAGGAGCTGGACCCGCCGGTCGAGGACGAGATCGTCATTCCGCTCGGCTGA
- a CDS encoding peptidase E codes for MSAPEPTIVATSGGLRLGDRTRVAFDALAHHAVELSGVHGRRPRVMYVGTAIGDDEHFAARIGEAARVAGFDLTPLQLFPMPNIEDIEATVLDQDVVWVMGGSVANLLAVWRVHGLDTILRTAWQAGVVLTGVSAGSICWFRGGTTDSFGPELRPVTDALGFLPYGNGVHYDSDEGRRPLVHRLVADGTLPLTHCTDDGVGLVYRGTELVEAVSEAPGKGAYIVSRAGDRAVEERVEPRRLP; via the coding sequence GTGAGCGCACCGGAGCCGACGATCGTCGCCACCTCGGGCGGTCTGCGCCTCGGTGACCGTACGCGCGTCGCCTTCGACGCCCTCGCCCATCACGCCGTCGAGCTGTCCGGGGTCCACGGCCGCCGGCCGCGGGTCATGTACGTCGGTACGGCGATCGGTGACGACGAGCACTTCGCCGCGCGTATCGGCGAGGCGGCGCGGGTGGCCGGCTTCGACCTCACACCGTTGCAGCTGTTCCCGATGCCGAACATCGAGGACATCGAGGCGACCGTGCTGGACCAGGACGTCGTCTGGGTCATGGGCGGGTCGGTGGCCAACCTGCTGGCCGTGTGGCGGGTCCACGGACTCGACACGATCCTGCGGACCGCCTGGCAGGCCGGTGTCGTGCTGACCGGCGTCAGCGCGGGGTCCATCTGCTGGTTCCGGGGCGGTACGACCGACTCCTTCGGCCCCGAGCTGCGCCCGGTCACCGACGCGCTCGGCTTTCTGCCCTACGGCAACGGCGTCCACTACGACAGCGACGAAGGACGCCGCCCGCTGGTGCACCGGCTCGTCGCCGACGGGACACTGCCGCTCACCCACTGCACCGACGACGGGGTGGGTCTCGTCTACCGCGGCACCGAACTGGTGGAGGCGGTGTCGGAGGCGCCGGGCAAGGGCGCGTACATCGTCAGCCGTGCCGGCGACCGGGCCGTCGAGGAGCGCGTCGAGCCCCGCCGACTGCCCTGA
- a CDS encoding GntR family transcriptional regulator has product MTTAEPLGAVRERVLAGLRNDIIGGRLRPGDRLVERELADRFGVSRVPVREAVRALVAEGFVLFETPRRAVVRRLTPGDVAELFELREALEVYAAGLAATRADRAGLGRLAGLLDDATSATRTGDAERITDINTRFHDQVLAMAGNSLIVSVLEPVDGRLRLLTRQNEEWPQLLAEHGELYAAIASGDADLARASALAHVRASHRATSRRLFGDEAPAPQGDAPAP; this is encoded by the coding sequence ATGACCACCGCCGAACCCCTGGGCGCCGTGCGCGAGCGCGTACTCGCCGGGCTGCGGAACGACATCATCGGCGGCCGCCTGCGGCCGGGCGACCGGCTCGTCGAGCGCGAACTCGCCGACCGCTTCGGGGTGTCCAGGGTCCCGGTGCGCGAGGCCGTGCGCGCCCTGGTCGCCGAGGGCTTCGTCCTCTTCGAGACGCCGCGCCGCGCCGTGGTGCGCCGGCTCACCCCCGGGGACGTGGCCGAGCTGTTCGAGCTGCGCGAGGCCCTGGAGGTGTACGCCGCCGGGCTCGCCGCCACCCGCGCCGACCGCGCGGGGCTCGGCCGGCTGGCCGGGCTGCTCGACGACGCCACGTCGGCGACCCGCACCGGCGACGCCGAGCGGATCACCGACATCAACACCCGCTTCCACGACCAGGTGCTCGCCATGGCGGGCAACAGCCTGATCGTGTCCGTCCTGGAACCGGTCGACGGGCGGCTGCGCCTGCTCACCCGGCAGAACGAGGAATGGCCGCAACTGCTGGCCGAACACGGCGAGTTGTACGCGGCCATCGCCTCCGGCGACGCGGACCTGGCCCGCGCGAGCGCGCTCGCCCACGTACGCGCAAGCCACCGCGCGACCTCGCGCCGCCTCTTCGGCGACGAAGCGCCCGCGCCGCAGGGGGACGCGCCGGCGCCGTAG
- a CDS encoding N-acetylmuramoyl-L-alanine amidase, producing MEPARQHPARRRLFTGAAALAASAALTPLAASAAAAPRNTPRTAAGYPTTHWTPASTSNYTAAQRPTEYPIEMVVVHVTQETFADTVRLFQDPAHAAAAHYVVRSADGYIAQCVRERDVAWHAGNWDYNTRSIGIEHEGWIDDASWFTDKMYQQSALLTAAVCDRFAIPRDRAHIIGHVEVPGADHTDPGTLWDWTRYMKLVKAAP from the coding sequence ATGGAGCCCGCACGCCAACACCCAGCCCGTCGGCGCCTGTTCACCGGAGCGGCCGCGCTCGCTGCGTCGGCCGCCCTTACCCCGCTCGCCGCCAGTGCCGCCGCCGCACCCCGTAACACCCCGCGCACGGCGGCCGGGTACCCCACCACCCACTGGACCCCGGCCAGCACCTCGAACTACACGGCGGCCCAGCGCCCCACCGAGTACCCGATCGAGATGGTCGTGGTGCATGTGACCCAGGAGACCTTCGCCGACACCGTCAGACTCTTCCAGGACCCCGCGCACGCGGCCGCCGCACACTACGTCGTCCGGTCGGCGGACGGCTACATCGCCCAGTGCGTACGGGAGCGCGACGTCGCCTGGCACGCGGGGAACTGGGACTACAACACCCGCAGCATCGGTATCGAGCACGAAGGCTGGATCGACGACGCCTCCTGGTTCACCGACAAGATGTACCAGCAGTCGGCGCTGCTGACCGCCGCCGTCTGTGACCGGTTCGCCATCCCCAGGGACCGCGCTCACATCATCGGCCATGTGGAGGTCCCCGGCGCCGACCACACCGACCCGGGCACCCTGTGGGACTGGACCCGCTACATGAAGCTCGTCAAGGCCGCTCCCTGA
- a CDS encoding NCS1 family nucleobase:cation symporter-1 — translation MSLADPAEATGISPFVPDPRLTNADLAPAGSRKWKVFDLFAMWMSDVHNLGNYTFAAGLLVLGMNAWQIFTALLVGFVVIYAGMNLMGRVGQRHGVPFPVVSRISFGVWGANIPALIRAVIAIMWYGIQTYLASVAVNVMLLAAAPGLVSWTHHSFLGLDALGWASFLTLWVLQALIIGQGMESVRKFQDFCGPAIWLVMIALAVWVLAKAGWSISLTSTPHPVPRGEQFRQWFGAIGLILATYGTLMLNFCDFSRFAPDQRTVRRGNFWGLPINSTAFVIVSVVVTAGSIEVFGEAITDPALLVAKVGNTWVLVLGALTFAIATMGVNIVANFVSPAYDLANVWPQKITFKIGGMISTVAALLVTPWNLYSNPNVVNYFLGGLGAFLGPLFGVIMVDYYWVKRGRVDVDALFDGRPGSRYYYRKGVNPRALWAFLPSAAVAAVLALVPYFGDVAPYSWFIGTAAAAALYAALGRAERAQALPTALAEV, via the coding sequence GTGTCCCTCGCAGACCCCGCAGAAGCCACCGGCATCAGCCCGTTCGTCCCCGACCCCCGGCTCACCAACGCCGACCTGGCCCCGGCCGGCAGCCGGAAATGGAAGGTGTTCGACCTCTTCGCGATGTGGATGTCCGACGTCCACAACCTCGGCAACTACACCTTCGCCGCCGGACTGCTGGTCCTCGGCATGAACGCCTGGCAGATCTTCACCGCGCTGCTCGTCGGCTTCGTCGTCATCTACGCCGGCATGAATCTGATGGGCCGCGTCGGCCAGCGGCACGGCGTCCCCTTCCCGGTGGTCAGCCGGATCAGCTTCGGCGTCTGGGGCGCCAACATCCCCGCGCTGATCCGCGCCGTCATCGCCATCATGTGGTACGGAATCCAGACCTATCTGGCGTCCGTCGCCGTCAACGTGATGCTGCTCGCCGCCGCGCCAGGACTGGTCTCCTGGACGCACCACTCCTTCCTCGGGCTCGACGCGCTCGGCTGGGCCTCCTTCCTCACCCTCTGGGTCCTCCAGGCGCTGATCATCGGGCAGGGCATGGAATCGGTCCGCAAGTTCCAGGACTTCTGCGGCCCCGCGATCTGGCTCGTGATGATCGCCCTCGCCGTATGGGTCCTCGCCAAGGCCGGCTGGAGCATCTCCCTGACCTCCACCCCGCACCCCGTCCCGAGGGGGGAGCAGTTCCGGCAGTGGTTCGGCGCGATCGGGCTGATCCTCGCGACCTACGGCACGCTGATGCTCAACTTCTGCGACTTCTCCCGCTTCGCGCCCGACCAGCGCACGGTGCGCCGGGGCAACTTCTGGGGCCTGCCGATCAACTCGACGGCGTTCGTCATCGTCTCCGTCGTCGTCACCGCGGGATCCATCGAGGTCTTCGGCGAGGCCATCACCGACCCCGCGCTGCTCGTCGCCAAGGTCGGCAACACCTGGGTGCTGGTCCTCGGCGCGCTGACCTTCGCCATCGCCACGATGGGGGTCAACATCGTCGCGAACTTCGTGTCACCCGCCTACGACCTGGCCAACGTCTGGCCGCAGAAGATCACCTTCAAGATCGGCGGAATGATCAGCACCGTCGCGGCGCTGCTGGTCACCCCGTGGAACCTCTACTCCAACCCGAACGTCGTCAACTACTTCCTCGGCGGCCTCGGCGCCTTCCTCGGCCCGCTGTTCGGGGTGATCATGGTCGACTACTACTGGGTGAAGCGCGGACGCGTCGACGTCGACGCGCTCTTCGACGGCCGACCCGGCTCGCGCTACTACTACCGCAAGGGCGTCAACCCCAGGGCGCTGTGGGCGTTCCTGCCGTCCGCCGCCGTCGCCGCCGTACTCGCGCTCGTGCCGTACTTCGGCGACGTCGCGCCGTACTCCTGGTTCATCGGTACGGCGGCGGCTGCCGCGCTCTACGCGGCGCTGGGCAGGGCCGAACGCGCGCAAGCCCTTCCCACGGCACTCGCGGAGGTCTGA
- a CDS encoding GNAT family N-acetyltransferase, with translation MEIRAVSFGHPDAVKLNDRVQLEYAERYGDGGDVTLLDPDMFTPPGGLYLIAYDENGTALATGGWRAQERNGAGYSDGDAEIKRMYVTPEARGLGLARRLLAALEADAAAAGRTRMVLETGTKQPEAIALYESSGYTPCAKFGEYRHEPLSRCYAKPLTAAAPAAPGTAGGDA, from the coding sequence ATGGAAATACGCGCCGTCTCCTTCGGCCACCCCGACGCCGTCAAGCTCAACGACCGCGTACAGCTCGAATACGCCGAGCGCTACGGGGACGGCGGCGATGTGACGCTGCTCGATCCCGACATGTTCACGCCGCCGGGCGGGCTGTACCTGATCGCGTACGACGAGAACGGCACCGCGCTGGCCACCGGCGGCTGGCGGGCCCAGGAGCGCAACGGCGCGGGGTACTCGGACGGCGACGCGGAGATCAAGCGCATGTATGTCACCCCGGAGGCCCGCGGCCTCGGTCTTGCCCGGCGGCTGCTGGCCGCCCTGGAGGCGGACGCCGCCGCCGCGGGACGTACCCGGATGGTGCTGGAGACCGGCACCAAGCAGCCCGAGGCCATCGCGCTCTACGAGTCGAGCGGCTACACGCCGTGCGCCAAGTTCGGCGAGTACCGGCACGAACCGCTGAGCCGCTGCTACGCGAAGCCGCTGACTGCGGCTGCCCCCGCCGCCCCCGGCACGGCCGGTGGTGACGCGTGA
- a CDS encoding MFS transporter — protein MYVADSRGAPATAPARGPSGRRAAVAPTVLALGSVSLITDVSSEMVTAVLPLYLVTGLGLSPLGFGLLDGVYNGFSALVRLVGGHLADRGGRHKSVAVLGYGLSAICKPLLLLVSSLPLIGAVLAADRTGKGLRTAPRDAMISLASAPESRGRAFGVHRAMDTAGALLGPLVAFVILRATVDGYDAVFTVSFCVAAVGVVVLVLFVPGARAGAKRTDGAPERPAAGGVSLRAAVGLLRRRDVRRLSVCALLLGLATVSDSFVYLLLQHRLGVPDRWFALLPLGTAAAFLLLAVPLGWLADLVGRWQVFLGGHLALLAAYGLILSSWHGAALPYAVLALHGCFYAATDGVLMAAAAGCVPAELRSSGLALVQTGQAAARFACSLAFGTAWSVWGDRSALGAAAVALAVCAVFSYRLRPWAAAGTPGTTGAAA, from the coding sequence GTGTACGTAGCGGACAGTCGCGGCGCCCCCGCGACGGCGCCCGCCCGGGGACCGTCCGGGCGGCGCGCCGCTGTCGCGCCCACGGTGCTGGCCCTGGGCTCCGTCAGCCTCATCACGGACGTCTCGTCCGAGATGGTCACCGCCGTCCTGCCGCTCTACCTGGTGACCGGGCTCGGTCTCTCACCGCTCGGCTTCGGACTGCTCGACGGCGTGTACAACGGCTTCAGCGCGCTGGTACGGCTCGTCGGCGGCCATCTCGCCGACCGCGGCGGCCGCCACAAGTCCGTCGCCGTCCTCGGCTACGGGCTCTCGGCGATCTGCAAACCCCTGCTCCTGCTGGTGAGTTCGCTTCCGCTGATCGGCGCGGTGCTGGCCGCCGACCGCACCGGCAAGGGGCTGCGTACGGCGCCGCGTGACGCGATGATCTCGCTCGCTTCGGCGCCCGAGTCACGCGGCAGGGCGTTCGGCGTGCACCGGGCGATGGACACGGCGGGCGCGCTGCTCGGACCGCTGGTGGCGTTCGTGATCCTGCGCGCCACGGTGGACGGGTACGACGCGGTGTTCACGGTCAGCTTCTGCGTCGCCGCGGTCGGCGTGGTGGTCCTGGTGCTGTTCGTGCCCGGCGCACGCGCCGGGGCGAAACGCACCGACGGGGCACCCGAGCGCCCGGCCGCCGGGGGCGTCTCGCTGCGGGCGGCCGTGGGGCTGCTGCGCCGGCGGGACGTGCGGCGGCTGTCGGTGTGCGCGCTGCTGCTGGGCCTCGCGACGGTCAGCGACTCCTTCGTCTATCTGCTGCTCCAGCACCGGCTCGGCGTGCCCGACCGGTGGTTCGCGCTGCTCCCGCTCGGAACCGCCGCGGCGTTCCTGCTGCTGGCCGTACCGCTCGGCTGGCTCGCCGACCTGGTGGGGCGCTGGCAGGTGTTCCTCGGCGGCCATCTGGCGCTGCTCGCCGCCTACGGCCTGATCCTGTCGTCCTGGCACGGCGCCGCCCTGCCGTACGCGGTCCTCGCCCTGCACGGCTGCTTCTACGCGGCGACCGACGGGGTGCTGATGGCGGCCGCGGCCGGCTGTGTGCCCGCCGAGCTGCGGTCCAGCGGTCTGGCGCTGGTGCAGACCGGCCAGGCCGCCGCGCGGTTCGCCTGCTCCCTCGCCTTCGGCACCGCGTGGAGCGTCTGGGGCGACAGGAGCGCGCTCGGCGCCGCGGCCGTCGCCCTGGCGGTGTGCGCGGTGTTCTCGTACCGGCTGCGGCCCTGGGCGGCGGCCGGGACGCCCGGGACGACGGGAGCCGCCGCATGA
- a CDS encoding alpha-ketoglutarate-dependent dioxygenase AlkB, which produces MSTHLQGSLFDQGDAVRVGPLHDVRRTVLGDGAWIDLLPGWVSGAAALFDGLVSDVPWQAERRQMYDREVAVPRLLRFYRDGAPLPHPALETARDALSAHYAAELGEPFATAGLCYYRDGRDSVAWHGDRTGRGARQDTMVAILSVGEPRDLALRPAGGGAPGRRVPLGHGDLIVMGGSCQRTWEHAIPKTTRDVGPRISVQFRPHGVR; this is translated from the coding sequence ATGTCGACTCATCTACAGGGGTCCCTCTTCGACCAGGGCGACGCGGTACGCGTCGGCCCGCTGCACGACGTCCGGCGTACGGTGCTGGGCGACGGGGCCTGGATCGATCTGCTGCCCGGCTGGGTCAGCGGGGCAGCGGCGCTGTTCGACGGGCTGGTCTCGGACGTGCCCTGGCAGGCCGAGCGCCGGCAGATGTACGACCGGGAGGTGGCCGTACCCCGGCTGCTCCGCTTCTACCGGGACGGCGCGCCCCTGCCGCATCCCGCGCTGGAGACCGCCCGCGACGCGCTCTCCGCGCACTACGCCGCCGAGCTGGGCGAGCCGTTCGCCACCGCGGGGCTCTGCTACTACCGGGATGGCAGGGACAGCGTGGCCTGGCACGGCGACCGGACGGGACGCGGTGCCCGGCAGGACACCATGGTGGCGATCCTCTCCGTCGGCGAGCCGCGTGACCTCGCCCTGCGTCCGGCGGGCGGCGGGGCGCCCGGCCGGCGGGTGCCGCTCGGCCACGGCGACCTGATCGTGATGGGCGGCTCGTGCCAGCGCACCTGGGAGCACGCGATCCCGAAGACGACGCGCGACGTGGGCCCGCGGATCAGCGTCCAGTTCCGGCCACACGGCGTGCGCTGA